In the Azospirillum formosense genome, one interval contains:
- a CDS encoding PTS fructose-like transporter subunit IIB, with protein MAKLVAVTACPTGIAHTVMAAEALRRTAVLMGHAIAVETQGANGVQTPLSAADIAAADAVILATDIAVDDSRFAGKPILRTSTAAAIRDTKTVIGNALGHAPGAQPETAVPPPAAKPTPTAVRSPGLLVAITACPTGIAHTFMAAEALKQAAQAKGYRIKVETQGSVGAKNALTAEEIAEAEAVIIGADTHVATDRFAGKRLLKTSVGEALKQPARVIDEALALPAPAATGSAAAPAYADAVSGAKARQKEAQSGPYKHLLTGVSFMLPFVVAGGLLIALSFVFGIEAFKEPGTLPAALMQIGGEAAFGLMVPVLAGYIAYSIADRPGLAPGFIGGMLAAKIGAGFLGGIVAGFLAGYIARWLRDTIRLPQNLEGLKPVLIIPLLGTLAVGLLMVYVIGTPVAAIMNGLTAFLQSMTGANAVALGALLGAMMALDMGGPVNKAAYTFAVGLLASNTYTPMAAVMAAGMTPPLGLALATLVVPSRFTMQEREAGKAAGVLGLAFITEGAIPFAAKDPLRVIPAAMAGSAVAGALSMWFGCGLRAPHGGVFVLAIPNAVAPLGPYILAIVAGTIVTTLGLMILKRRVEADPTAAPTLGTAAPTTTSPAPSGAGR; from the coding sequence ATGGCAAAGCTCGTGGCTGTGACCGCCTGCCCGACGGGGATCGCCCACACCGTCATGGCGGCCGAGGCGCTGCGCCGCACCGCCGTGCTGATGGGTCATGCCATCGCGGTGGAGACCCAGGGGGCGAACGGCGTGCAGACTCCGCTCTCCGCCGCCGACATCGCGGCGGCCGACGCGGTGATCCTGGCCACCGACATCGCCGTGGACGACTCCCGCTTCGCCGGCAAGCCGATCCTGCGCACCTCCACCGCCGCGGCGATCCGGGACACCAAGACGGTGATCGGCAACGCCCTGGGCCATGCTCCCGGTGCGCAACCCGAAACCGCCGTTCCGCCGCCCGCAGCGAAGCCGACACCGACCGCCGTGCGCAGCCCCGGCCTGCTGGTCGCCATCACCGCCTGCCCGACCGGCATCGCCCACACCTTCATGGCGGCGGAGGCGCTGAAGCAGGCCGCCCAGGCCAAGGGTTACCGCATCAAGGTCGAGACCCAGGGCTCGGTCGGCGCGAAAAACGCTCTAACGGCGGAGGAGATCGCCGAGGCCGAGGCCGTCATCATCGGCGCCGACACCCACGTCGCCACCGACCGCTTCGCCGGCAAGCGCCTGCTCAAGACCTCGGTTGGGGAGGCGCTGAAGCAGCCCGCCCGCGTGATCGACGAAGCGCTCGCCCTGCCGGCCCCGGCCGCGACGGGGAGCGCCGCCGCGCCCGCCTACGCCGACGCGGTGTCGGGCGCCAAGGCACGGCAGAAGGAGGCGCAGTCAGGCCCCTACAAGCATCTGCTGACCGGCGTGTCCTTCATGCTGCCCTTCGTGGTGGCCGGCGGTCTGCTGATCGCCCTGTCCTTCGTCTTCGGCATCGAGGCGTTCAAGGAGCCCGGAACCCTGCCGGCGGCGCTGATGCAGATCGGCGGGGAGGCGGCCTTCGGGCTCATGGTGCCGGTGCTGGCGGGCTACATCGCCTATTCCATCGCCGACCGGCCCGGCCTCGCCCCCGGCTTCATCGGCGGCATGCTGGCGGCCAAGATCGGCGCCGGTTTCCTGGGCGGCATCGTGGCGGGATTCCTGGCCGGCTACATCGCCCGCTGGCTGCGCGACACCATCCGGCTGCCCCAGAATCTGGAGGGGTTGAAGCCGGTGCTGATCATCCCGCTTCTCGGCACGCTGGCGGTCGGCCTGTTGATGGTCTACGTCATCGGCACGCCGGTCGCCGCGATCATGAACGGGCTGACCGCCTTCCTGCAGAGCATGACCGGAGCCAACGCGGTGGCGCTCGGCGCGCTGCTCGGCGCCATGATGGCGCTGGACATGGGCGGGCCGGTCAACAAGGCGGCCTACACCTTCGCGGTCGGGCTTCTGGCCTCCAACACCTACACGCCGATGGCCGCGGTGATGGCGGCGGGCATGACGCCGCCGCTCGGGCTGGCGCTCGCCACCCTGGTCGTGCCCAGCCGCTTCACCATGCAGGAGCGCGAGGCGGGCAAGGCCGCCGGCGTGCTCGGCCTCGCCTTCATCACGGAAGGGGCGATCCCCTTCGCCGCCAAGGACCCGCTGCGCGTCATCCCCGCGGCCATGGCCGGATCGGCGGTGGCCGGCGCCCTGTCGATGTGGTTCGGCTGCGGCCTGCGGGCGCCACACGGCGGCGTCTTCGTGCTGGCGATCCCCAACGCGGTGGCGCCGCTCGGACCCTATATCCTGGCGATCGTCGCCGGGACGATCGTCACGACGCTCGGCCTGATGATTCTGAAGCGCCGCGTCGAGGCGGACCCGACGGCGGCGCCGACGCTCGGCACCGCCGCGCCGACCACGACCAGCCCCGCGCCCAGCGGGGCAGGGCGCTGA
- the pfkB gene encoding 1-phosphofructokinase, which translates to MTAAFPPGTGVVTVTLNAAIDQTLDVPGFAAGAVNRAVAETRTAGGKGINVAAFLAGASLAGGSVPVTATGFLGEENTAVFDALFRRRGIRDRCLRLPGRSRVNIKLVDREGRSVTDINLPGLHVPAESWRGLLTVVDDLAAANRTFVLSGSVPAGVPDTAYAEMAATLHRRGAFVVVDASGPPLRHAVAARPDMVKPNAAELAELLGRPLGDRAEVVRAARELSESGIALVVVSLGAEGAVFVEGGRALLAVPPPVEVASTVGAGDAMVAGVVAARLDGKGPGGAGLEECARRGTAFAAGTLARLGPELPPPERLAELMRAVRVEEL; encoded by the coding sequence ATGACCGCAGCGTTCCCCCCAGGCACCGGCGTCGTCACCGTGACGCTGAACGCCGCCATCGACCAGACGCTCGACGTTCCGGGTTTCGCCGCCGGAGCGGTTAACCGCGCGGTCGCCGAGACGCGGACCGCCGGCGGCAAGGGCATCAACGTCGCCGCCTTCCTGGCCGGGGCGTCCTTGGCGGGCGGCTCCGTTCCGGTGACCGCCACCGGCTTTCTGGGCGAGGAGAACACGGCGGTGTTCGACGCGCTGTTCCGCCGCCGCGGCATCCGCGACCGCTGCCTGCGCCTGCCCGGCCGCAGCCGGGTGAACATCAAGCTGGTGGACCGCGAGGGCCGCTCCGTCACCGACATCAACCTGCCGGGCCTGCATGTGCCGGCGGAAAGCTGGCGGGGGCTGCTGACGGTGGTGGACGACCTTGCCGCCGCCAACCGGACCTTCGTGCTGTCGGGCAGCGTCCCGGCGGGCGTGCCGGACACCGCCTACGCCGAGATGGCCGCCACCCTGCACCGGCGCGGCGCCTTCGTGGTGGTGGACGCCAGCGGTCCGCCGCTGCGCCACGCCGTGGCCGCCCGCCCCGACATGGTGAAGCCGAACGCGGCCGAACTGGCCGAGCTGCTGGGCCGGCCGCTGGGGGATCGGGCCGAGGTGGTGCGCGCCGCCCGCGAGTTGTCGGAATCCGGCATCGCGCTCGTCGTCGTGTCGCTGGGCGCCGAGGGCGCCGTCTTCGTGGAGGGCGGCCGTGCGTTGCTCGCCGTGCCGCCGCCGGTGGAGGTCGCCAGCACGGTCGGCGCCGGGGACGCCATGGTGGCCGGGGTCGTCGCCGCACGGTTGGACGGGAAGGGGCCGGGGGGCGCCGGGCTGGAGGAGTGCGCGCGGCGCGGCACCGCCTTCGCCGCCGGCACGCTGGCGCGCCTCGGCCCCGAACTGCCTCCGCCGGAGCGGCTCGCCGAGCTGATGCGGGCGGTTCGGGTGGAAGAATTGTAA
- the ptsP gene encoding phosphoenolpyruvate--protein phosphotransferase — translation MLQVSESQVRLGLSASDKTEAIRIAGRAMVDSGLIEPGYIDSMLGREAVSGTYLGSGIAIPHGLPEARDLVRRTGVVVVQFPQGVDWGGGEPARLVVGIAAKSDEHIAVLQRLTGVLGDPAEAARLGGTSDPRAIMAVLNGEAPATPAAEADAPPIDGDSIAVTAPSPHGLHARPATALVEVAKRFRAEIAVRHGDTTANAKSLISLLRLGATGGQPLTVTASGEDAAAALQAIRAAFAAGLDEPAPAAAPPEEAAPRAALADLDYDGRVIAGISASPGVSTGPVWKFQREELTVAETAPDPEAQHRRLDQALAAAAADLRNLHEEFWKKAGAAKAAIFKAHQELLDDPEMVAEAHALIDRGKSAGWAWRAVYEERAGTLAQLADPLLAGRAADLSDVGRRVLRLLAVVTESVAALPDHPVILLAEDLEPSDTAKLDPAKVLGLCTAGGGATSHTAIIARSLDIPAVVAAGPSVLDLENGRAAILDGDGGVLVADPSDRDRDRAAEARIKVGERREAERLDRYKPAITTDGRRVEVAANISDPAEAVQAVEAGGEGVGLMRTEFLFLQRDLPPDEEEQFAAYRTMVRAMNGLPIILRTLDIGGDKNVPYLRMPAEGNPFLGVRGIRLCFEREDLFRTQLRAMLRASVEGPVRIMYPMIAAPAELERAKAITEAVRRELDVPPVELGIMIEVPSAVMMADRLAREVSFFSIGTNDLTQYVLAMDRLHPVLAPQADGLHPAVLRMVERTVDAARRAGIWVGACGGVAGDPAGAVLLSGLGVAELSVAIPAVPSVKARLRAIAMADAERAARDALDCADAAEVRALVRHRFADAGGVS, via the coding sequence ATGCTTCAGGTCTCCGAATCGCAGGTGCGCCTTGGGCTTTCGGCGTCGGACAAGACGGAGGCCATCCGCATCGCCGGGCGGGCGATGGTCGACAGCGGCCTGATCGAGCCCGGTTACATCGACAGCATGCTGGGCCGCGAGGCGGTGTCCGGCACCTATCTCGGCAGCGGGATCGCCATCCCCCACGGGCTTCCCGAGGCGCGCGATCTGGTGCGGCGGACCGGCGTTGTGGTCGTCCAGTTCCCCCAAGGCGTCGATTGGGGCGGCGGGGAGCCGGCGCGGCTGGTCGTCGGCATCGCCGCCAAGTCGGACGAGCATATCGCCGTCCTGCAACGGCTGACCGGCGTGCTGGGCGATCCGGCGGAGGCCGCGCGGCTGGGCGGCACAAGCGACCCGCGCGCCATCATGGCCGTGCTGAACGGCGAGGCACCCGCCACACCCGCGGCGGAAGCCGACGCGCCTCCCATCGACGGGGATTCCATCGCGGTCACCGCCCCGTCGCCCCATGGCCTCCACGCCCGCCCGGCGACGGCGCTGGTCGAGGTCGCCAAGCGCTTCCGCGCGGAGATCGCCGTCCGGCACGGCGACACCACGGCCAACGCCAAGAGCCTGATTTCCCTGCTGCGCCTCGGCGCGACGGGTGGCCAGCCGCTGACCGTCACCGCTTCGGGCGAGGACGCGGCGGCGGCGCTCCAGGCCATCCGTGCCGCCTTCGCGGCCGGGCTTGACGAACCGGCCCCCGCGGCGGCGCCCCCGGAGGAGGCGGCGCCGCGGGCCGCCCTGGCGGACCTCGATTACGATGGGCGGGTCATCGCCGGCATCTCCGCCTCCCCCGGCGTCTCCACCGGCCCGGTCTGGAAGTTCCAACGGGAGGAGCTGACGGTCGCCGAGACCGCCCCCGATCCCGAGGCGCAGCACCGCCGGCTCGATCAGGCGCTCGCCGCCGCCGCCGCCGACCTGCGCAACCTGCACGAGGAGTTCTGGAAGAAGGCCGGCGCCGCCAAGGCGGCCATCTTCAAGGCGCACCAGGAGCTTCTCGACGATCCGGAGATGGTCGCGGAAGCCCACGCCCTGATCGACCGCGGCAAGAGCGCCGGCTGGGCGTGGCGCGCGGTCTACGAGGAGCGCGCCGGCACGCTGGCCCAGCTCGCCGACCCGCTGCTGGCCGGTCGCGCCGCCGACCTCAGCGATGTCGGGCGCCGCGTGCTGCGGCTGCTCGCCGTGGTGACGGAGAGCGTGGCGGCCCTGCCGGACCACCCCGTCATCCTGCTCGCCGAGGATCTGGAGCCGTCCGACACGGCGAAGCTCGACCCGGCCAAGGTGCTGGGGCTGTGCACGGCGGGCGGCGGCGCCACCTCCCACACGGCGATCATCGCGCGCTCGCTGGACATCCCCGCGGTGGTCGCCGCCGGGCCGTCGGTGCTGGATCTGGAGAACGGGCGGGCGGCGATTCTCGACGGCGACGGCGGCGTGCTGGTCGCCGACCCCAGCGACCGCGACCGCGACCGTGCCGCCGAGGCCCGCATCAAGGTGGGCGAGCGGCGCGAGGCCGAGCGGCTCGACCGCTACAAGCCGGCCATCACCACGGACGGCCGGCGCGTCGAGGTCGCCGCCAACATCTCCGACCCGGCGGAGGCGGTGCAGGCCGTCGAGGCGGGCGGCGAGGGCGTCGGGCTGATGCGCACGGAGTTCCTGTTCCTCCAGCGCGACCTGCCGCCGGACGAGGAGGAGCAGTTCGCCGCCTACCGGACCATGGTGCGGGCGATGAACGGGCTGCCGATCATCCTGCGCACGCTGGACATCGGCGGCGACAAGAACGTCCCCTATCTGCGCATGCCGGCGGAGGGCAACCCCTTCCTGGGCGTGCGCGGCATCCGCCTGTGCTTCGAGCGGGAGGACCTGTTCCGCACCCAGCTCCGCGCCATGCTGCGCGCCTCGGTGGAGGGGCCGGTGCGCATCATGTACCCGATGATCGCCGCCCCGGCGGAGCTGGAGCGCGCCAAGGCGATCACCGAGGCGGTGCGGCGCGAGCTGGACGTGCCGCCGGTCGAACTCGGCATCATGATCGAGGTGCCGTCCGCCGTGATGATGGCCGACCGGCTGGCGCGGGAGGTGTCCTTCTTCTCCATCGGCACCAACGACCTGACGCAGTATGTGCTGGCGATGGACCGGCTGCACCCGGTGCTGGCCCCGCAGGCCGACGGGCTGCACCCCGCCGTCCTGCGCATGGTGGAGCGCACGGTGGACGCCGCCCGCCGCGCCGGAATCTGGGTCGGCGCCTGCGGGGGGGTGGCCGGCGACCCGGCCGGGGCGGTGCTGCTGTCCGGGCTGGGCGTCGCCGAGCTGAGCGTGGCCATTCCCGCCGTTCCCTCGGTCAAGGCCCGGCTGCGCGCCATCGCCATGGCCGACGCCGAGCGCGCCGCCCGCGACGCGCTGGACTGCGCCGACGCCGCGGAGGTGCGGGCGCTGGTCCGTCACCGTTTCGCCGACGCCGGAGGCGTGTCATGA